Proteins encoded in a region of the Scyliorhinus torazame isolate Kashiwa2021f chromosome 1, sScyTor2.1, whole genome shotgun sequence genome:
- the LOC140429236 gene encoding uncharacterized protein: MFCPALSALTLTLCMVVGHVTGAVLIQSPQIVKVPEGETVTFLCDLQSKNVGQTVDLYNVHWYRSQSHEWILSHDANGEVSRATGLSDRFQPSRDVPGNSYILTVRDVKLGDSTLYICGIWGKIFGNGTRLNVTSKKPPVLIQPLSVERVPEGQTARFHCSMQNAAVRYTKVSWYRELPGKERERILALDAKNYVDRDSGFSERFLPSRHIDSNSFILTISNVQPSDTAVYYCSVWGDISGNGTQLNVTSADAPVVIQSPAPEPIRQGQSARLQCILYNAAVTYADVHWYRQQPAYFEWILTDEILNNTRWGPGFSERFQSSRNMSSNSFILTISNIQPSDAAIYYCEVRGDIDWNGTQLTVINPADAEKMKLVWIIVGTLTGFAGLSLLVGFILLRK, translated from the exons ATGTTttgcccagctctctctgctctgactctcaccctctgtatggtggtgg GTCATGTGACAGGGGCGGTTCTTATTCAATCTCCTCAAATTGTGAAAGTGCCTGAGGGTGAAACAGTGACGTTTCTGTGTGACTTACAGAGCAAGAATGTAGGGCAGACTGTGGATTTATACAATGTACATTGGTACCGCTCACAAAGTCATGAATGGATATTGAGTCATGATGCAAATGGCGAGGTTTCCCGGGCGACAGGTCTGTCTGATCGGTTTCAGCCTTCCAGAGATGTTCCCGGTAACAGCTACATTCTGACAGTCAGAGATGTGAAGCTCGGTGACTCCACTCTCTATATCTGTGGGATTTGGGGGAAAATCTTTGGGAATGGAACccggctgaatgtaacca GTAAGAAACCTCCAGTCCTTATCCAGCCTCTGAGTGTGGAACGTGTcccagagggtcagactgcacggttcCACTGCTCCATGCAGAACGCCGCAGTGAGATACACAAAAGTTTCTTGGtaccgggagctgccagggaaagagagggagaggatttTAGCACTTGATGCAAAGAATTATGTAGACCGAGATTCAGGTTTCTCTGAGCGTTTCCTGCCTTCCAGACACATCGACTCCAACAgcttcatcctgacaatcagcaacgtgcagcccagtgacactgccgtctattactgctcagtgtggggagatatcagtgggaatggaacacagctgaatgtaacca GTGCAGATGCCCCAGTGGTTATCCAGTCTCCTGCCCCAGAACCTATCAGACAGGGTCAGAGTGCACGGTTACAGTGCATCCTGTATAACGCCGCTGTGACATACGCTGATGTTCATTGGTACCGACAACAACCAGCTTACTTCGAGTGGATTTTAACAGATGAGATACTGAACAACACACGATGGGGTCCTGGCTTCTCCGAGCGTTTCCAGTCTTCTCGAAACATGTCCAGTAACAGCTTCATTCTGACAATCAGCAACATTCAGCCCAGTGACGCTGCCATCTACTATTGTGAAGTGAGGGGAGATATCGATTGGAATGGAACCCAGCTCACTGTAATAA